One window of Bacteroides sp. AN502(2024) genomic DNA carries:
- a CDS encoding SusC/RagA family TonB-linked outer membrane protein, whose product MKKYKILALAIFACVTLSGWAQSEESVTGRVLDKKGRPIAGALVSIEGNPLVKATTDKNGLFDIIAVKGNRLIVQTGNDAIKKVNVENNLNLTIVVDYSSEKVNYGFGLQQTHVESTGAVSTVYAEDIEKSSAFSIGNSLYGNVLGLTTMQSSGVVWEQMPSMYIRGLKTLNNNGILLVVDGLERDNNWQVLKYITPEEVESVSVLRDAAAVALYGYKGVNGVVNIVTKRGKYNTREINFSYDHAFNYMIRKPEMADAYTYASALNEALMNDGKQVRYSQDELNVFKNGTSPYLYPNVDWWKEVFRDRGASDIATLSFRGGSTKMRYYTMMNLQNNRGFIKNFDANDDYSTQEKYSKANFRTNLDIDLSPRTKMQANIVGILNEFSRPGMGSDNLISKLYSLPSAAFPIRTESGLWGGNTTWGENWNPVALTEGRAYSKGHTRGLYADMSLRQDLSSLTKGLGVSVRMGYDNLASYWENHTKGYKYGMASVASWNNGLPVAGEETTGGKDTEMSGDSKLDWQYRAFNFQLNVDWQRQFGAHSLYSMLLYAYKYDNAKGINNTFYHQNAGWYTHYGFKNRYFADFTLMASASNLLAPDHRWNVSPTVGLAWVLSNEKFMQNQSVVDFLKLRASFGMLNTDNIPTNGYWNETVGGGSGYPINNNFGGDSGWQEGRLASVNGTTEKAYKYNVGVDATLFKGLILTVDGFYERRSDIWVSSAGQNSAVLGATSPYVNAGIVDSKGMEIGANYNKKIGDVKLNLGGTFTYNRSKIIEMLEEPAAYDYTRSTGHPVGQIFGLQASGYFVDQADINNSLPQQFGPVKAGDIKYKDMNGDNVINSDDRVAMGYNSTCPETYYSFNFGLEWRGLGFSAQFQGVGNYTAILSGTYYHPLVGNSTISNYVYQNHWTPESPSARFPRLTTETIENNQQTSSLWLADRSFLKLRNCEVYYKLPASWLSKFWMKNAKVYVRGVDLLCFDSIEQLDPEAMSGSYPATRSVHVGLSVGF is encoded by the coding sequence ATGAAGAAATATAAGATATTAGCTTTAGCGATATTCGCTTGTGTCACCCTGAGCGGATGGGCACAAAGTGAGGAAAGTGTGACCGGGAGGGTACTTGACAAGAAAGGAAGACCGATAGCGGGAGCTTTGGTTTCGATTGAAGGGAATCCCTTAGTGAAGGCTACAACAGATAAAAATGGGCTTTTTGATATCATTGCAGTGAAAGGAAATCGCTTGATCGTACAAACCGGCAATGATGCGATAAAAAAGGTGAACGTGGAAAACAATTTGAATTTGACCATTGTTGTGGATTACTCTTCAGAAAAAGTGAATTATGGATTTGGCTTACAGCAAACCCATGTAGAGTCTACCGGTGCCGTCTCTACCGTATATGCGGAGGATATTGAAAAAAGCTCGGCTTTTTCGATTGGGAACTCCTTATATGGAAATGTATTAGGACTGACTACCATGCAAAGTTCCGGTGTCGTATGGGAACAGATGCCGTCAATGTATATCCGCGGTTTGAAAACCTTGAATAATAATGGCATTTTATTGGTGGTCGATGGGCTGGAACGCGATAATAACTGGCAAGTGTTGAAATATATCACACCGGAAGAGGTGGAATCTGTCAGTGTTCTTCGTGATGCGGCAGCTGTGGCTCTCTACGGTTATAAGGGAGTGAACGGTGTCGTTAATATCGTTACCAAACGAGGTAAATACAACACGCGTGAGATTAACTTCTCTTATGATCATGCTTTCAATTATATGATACGTAAGCCTGAAATGGCAGATGCTTATACCTATGCTTCTGCTCTGAATGAGGCTTTGATGAATGATGGCAAGCAGGTTCGTTATTCACAGGATGAGCTGAATGTATTCAAGAATGGCACTTCTCCTTATCTTTATCCGAATGTGGATTGGTGGAAAGAAGTTTTTCGTGATCGGGGAGCTTCGGATATTGCTACATTGAGTTTCCGTGGTGGATCTACCAAGATGCGTTATTATACGATGATGAATTTGCAGAATAACCGTGGATTTATCAAGAACTTTGATGCTAATGACGATTATTCCACTCAGGAAAAGTATTCTAAAGCTAACTTCCGGACCAATTTGGATATTGATTTGTCTCCGAGAACAAAGATGCAGGCTAATATTGTAGGGATATTGAATGAATTCAGTCGTCCGGGAATGGGAAGTGACAATCTGATAAGCAAGTTGTATTCATTGCCTTCTGCAGCTTTTCCTATCCGTACAGAAAGTGGTTTGTGGGGTGGAAATACCACTTGGGGTGAGAATTGGAACCCGGTAGCATTGACCGAAGGACGTGCATACTCCAAAGGACATACCCGGGGATTATACGCTGATATGTCTTTGCGGCAGGATTTGTCTTCTCTGACCAAGGGATTAGGAGTTTCTGTCCGTATGGGATATGATAATCTCGCTTCTTATTGGGAGAATCATACAAAGGGATATAAATATGGTATGGCATCTGTCGCTTCTTGGAACAACGGACTGCCGGTGGCAGGAGAGGAAACAACGGGAGGAAAAGATACGGAAATGTCCGGTGATAGCAAACTAGACTGGCAATACCGCGCCTTTAACTTTCAGTTGAATGTAGATTGGCAACGTCAGTTTGGTGCGCACAGCTTGTATTCCATGCTGCTTTATGCGTATAAATATGATAATGCTAAAGGCATTAACAACACGTTCTATCATCAGAATGCCGGATGGTATACCCATTATGGTTTTAAAAATCGTTATTTCGCAGATTTCACATTGATGGCTTCCGCTTCTAATTTACTGGCACCGGATCATCGTTGGAATGTGTCTCCTACAGTTGGGTTGGCATGGGTCCTTTCTAATGAAAAGTTCATGCAGAATCAGAGTGTAGTCGATTTCCTGAAATTACGAGCTTCATTCGGTATGTTGAATACGGATAATATACCGACTAATGGTTATTGGAATGAGACGGTAGGAGGAGGAAGCGGCTATCCTATCAATAATAATTTCGGTGGTGACAGTGGTTGGCAGGAAGGTCGTCTGGCTTCTGTTAACGGAACAACAGAGAAGGCTTATAAATACAACGTAGGTGTGGATGCTACTTTGTTTAAGGGGTTGATTTTGACTGTGGATGGTTTTTATGAAAGACGTTCGGATATTTGGGTCAGTTCAGCCGGACAGAATTCGGCAGTGCTCGGTGCAACGAGTCCTTATGTAAATGCGGGTATTGTAGATAGCAAGGGGATGGAAATCGGTGCCAATTATAATAAAAAAATTGGTGACGTGAAATTAAATTTAGGAGGAACGTTCACTTACAACCGGAGCAAAATCATAGAGATGCTGGAAGAACCTGCTGCTTATGATTATACGCGCTCTACGGGACATCCGGTTGGACAAATTTTCGGATTGCAGGCTAGTGGGTATTTTGTAGATCAGGCAGATATAAACAATAGTTTGCCGCAGCAATTCGGACCAGTCAAGGCCGGAGATATCAAATACAAGGATATGAACGGTGATAACGTAATTAATTCGGATGATAGAGTAGCGATGGGGTATAACAGCACATGTCCGGAAACGTATTATTCGTTTAATTTCGGTCTGGAATGGAGAGGGTTAGGCTTTAGCGCACAATTCCAGGGAGTAGGGAATTATACGGCAATTTTGTCTGGAACCTACTATCACCCACTGGTAGGTAATTCAACGATTTCTAATTATGTTTATCAGAATCACTGGACACCGGAATCACCGAGTGCCCGTTTCCCGAGACTGACAACGGAAACTATCGAAAACAACCAACAAACGAGTTCTTTGTGGCTGGCCGACCGTTCTTTTTTGAAGTTGCGTAATTGTGAAGTGTACTACAAACTTCCTGCATCTTGGTTGAGTAAATTTTGGATGAAGAATGCAAAAGTATATGTAAGAGGAGTTGATTTACTTTGTTTCGATAGCATTGAGCAACTGGATCCGGAAGCGATGAGTGGCTCTTATCCTGCTACGCGTTCTGTTCATGTAGGTTTGTCGGTTGGATTTTAA
- a CDS encoding RagB/SusD family nutrient uptake outer membrane protein, whose product MNNMMKHLNKWFVAAFAGVALFASSCVDQVKFGDSFLEKAPGVAVTQDTIFGKATYARAFLWDTYAKLYYALPVYWNTVDGKMNTGIFEMMSDCWHSHTDWNGVNRKYYSGSYKAGDEDSSDDTRFGYTKENCWEAIRAAWLFIENVDKVPDMEDEEKKRLTAEAKVIVASRYFDLFRHFGGLPLIKETYDIQPSYELPRATVAETVEYMVRLLDEAADTPQLPWSLDADDTNWQGRFTRASAMGLKCKILLFAASPLFNSSVPYCTEAPQDAVTNHQVWYGAYKPELWEQCWQACVDFFTELKTKGYYELTQATEATPKGYRNAYNKAYFTRENNKELLISTHISRFGKFNSWDDWQYLFVKSGNGTVDTGGLTPTLEFMEMFPMKDGKPFQLDADTNPFYTDNDYNQPIRDPRLYETMLVNGTQFGDHAAELWIGGRDNINDTEKETGKYATGFGCYKFYKEGINSLKDKYLQWPYLRLAEMYLIYAEALLKSKNDLTGAIEQVNKVRARVGLGDLVACNPDKNLTTDADALLEEILRERACELGLEDVRLFDMIRYKREDLFRKQLHGLKIYRNDGGGNTPWSGSTGNSSIYPKPTKFTYEAFPLVNPARAWWSNFSPKWYLSAFPPSEVNKKYGLTQNPGWN is encoded by the coding sequence ATGAATAATATGATGAAACATCTTAATAAATGGTTTGTAGCGGCATTTGCAGGAGTAGCTTTGTTTGCTTCTTCTTGTGTTGATCAGGTAAAATTTGGAGATAGCTTCCTGGAGAAAGCTCCGGGAGTAGCGGTAACGCAAGATACAATTTTCGGAAAAGCTACGTATGCCCGTGCTTTCTTGTGGGATACTTATGCCAAACTGTATTACGCACTTCCTGTATATTGGAATACGGTGGACGGGAAAATGAATACCGGAATTTTTGAAATGATGTCCGATTGCTGGCATAGTCATACGGACTGGAACGGAGTGAACCGTAAGTATTATTCCGGCTCTTATAAAGCCGGTGACGAAGATAGTAGCGATGATACACGTTTCGGATATACCAAAGAAAATTGCTGGGAGGCAATTCGTGCTGCATGGTTGTTTATAGAGAACGTCGATAAAGTGCCGGATATGGAGGATGAGGAGAAAAAACGATTGACGGCGGAAGCTAAAGTGATTGTAGCATCTCGTTATTTTGATTTGTTTCGCCATTTCGGAGGACTTCCTTTAATTAAGGAAACTTATGATATACAGCCTTCCTATGAATTGCCTCGTGCTACGGTGGCAGAAACAGTGGAATATATGGTCAGACTTTTGGATGAGGCTGCTGACACCCCTCAGCTTCCGTGGAGTCTGGATGCAGATGATACGAACTGGCAAGGACGTTTTACCAGAGCATCGGCTATGGGATTGAAGTGTAAGATTCTTTTGTTTGCAGCCAGCCCGTTGTTTAATAGCAGCGTTCCTTATTGTACGGAAGCACCGCAAGATGCCGTAACAAACCATCAGGTGTGGTATGGCGCTTACAAACCTGAATTGTGGGAGCAGTGCTGGCAGGCTTGTGTTGATTTCTTTACGGAACTTAAGACAAAAGGATATTATGAATTGACACAGGCAACAGAGGCTACGCCTAAAGGTTATAGAAATGCGTATAATAAGGCTTATTTTACCCGCGAGAATAATAAGGAGCTGTTGATTTCTACACACATCTCTCGTTTTGGCAAATTTAATTCATGGGATGACTGGCAGTATCTTTTTGTTAAGAGTGGTAACGGAACGGTTGATACAGGTGGGTTAACTCCTACACTGGAATTTATGGAAATGTTCCCGATGAAGGATGGAAAGCCTTTTCAGTTAGATGCGGATACCAATCCTTTCTATACGGATAATGATTATAACCAACCGATTCGTGACCCGCGCTTGTATGAAACAATGCTAGTGAATGGAACGCAGTTTGGCGATCATGCTGCCGAGTTATGGATTGGGGGGCGTGATAATATCAATGATACGGAAAAAGAAACAGGCAAATATGCAACTGGCTTCGGATGTTACAAATTTTACAAAGAAGGCATCAATTCGTTGAAAGATAAGTATCTGCAATGGCCATATTTGCGTTTGGCGGAAATGTATCTGATTTATGCAGAGGCGTTGCTTAAATCTAAAAATGACTTGACAGGAGCTATCGAGCAGGTTAATAAAGTACGTGCCCGTGTCGGTTTAGGTGACTTGGTTGCTTGTAATCCGGATAAGAATCTGACGACTGATGCCGATGCTTTATTGGAAGAAATTCTTCGGGAACGCGCTTGTGAATTGGGACTGGAAGATGTTCGTCTGTTTGACATGATACGATATAAGAGGGAAGATCTTTTCAGAAAACAGCTGCATGGATTGAAGATTTATAGAAATGACGGGGGAGGAAATACGCCTTGGTCCGGAAGTACGGGAAACAGCAGTATTTATCCTAAACCGACGAAATTCACTTATGAGGCATTCCCGTTGGTGAATCCTGCTCGTGCGTGGTGGAGTAATTTCAGCCCGAAATGGTATTTATCTGCATTCCCACCATCAGAAGTGAACAAAAAATACGGATTGACTCAAAATCCTGGATGGAATTAA
- a CDS encoding SusC/RagA family TonB-linked outer membrane protein codes for MERQKQFHERQARKKCRLFPIAFSLFLFLLIPLKGYGDEIPMPEVTQQNLKVTGTVVDTNGEPVIGANVTVVGTTMGTITDIDGHFSLSASSGAKVKVSFIGYKEKTVIVKQGISLNIVLEEDAQTLGEVQVVAYGVQKKVSITGAISSMKGDDLLKTPAGSLSNVLSGQITGISSVQYSGEPGADAADIYVRGVATWNNAKPLIQVDGVERDFSQIDPNEIESVTVLKDASATAVFGVRGANGVILITTKRGVEGKAKVSFSTSAGVNVRTKELEFANSYQYASYYNMMKVNDGGVATFSDEQLETFRNHSNPLLYPDINWIDYCMNKAAFQSQHNVNISGGTSNMKYFVSAGLFTQGGMFKQFNATDDFNFDYKRYNYRANLDFDVTKTTLLSVNIGGRIDTKRTPESGQDQNQLFRELYWAVPFAGAGIVNGERIVSNSEILPFTGADGLNSYYGKGFQTRTTNVLNVDLALNQKLDFITKGLSVKLKGAYNSEYANTKKASSSKAYYTPVANADGSISLRKYGTDSQLSYEEPDNGFSKARNWYMELALNYARKFGDHNVTALLLYNQSKKYYPSEYSDIPTGYVGLVGRVTYDWKTRYMAEFNAGYNGSENFRPGNRYGFFPAGSLGWVVSEESFFQPIKNVVNYLKLRASVGMVGNDVSQRFLYLPDSYQYGSGGYYFGQNVGNKMPGASEVSRSNPDAKWETAVKQNYGLDATFLSERLTVSLDYFREDRSDILSKPDYLPSILGMSLPSVNVGETLNRGFEVQLKWNETLKNDFRYWANFNVSFSRNKIVYKNEVDHNEPWMYETGRRIGSRSMYKFWGFYDETADIRYQEEFGRPIANHGITLVPGDCVYVDLNSDGEINSNDATRDIGYTDMPEYTAGLNAGFSWKNFDFSMQWTGAWNVDRMLDEFRHPLGDTSEKGLLLYQYETTWRSSADTFTAKFPRASSLHASNNYLLTSDLYLINASYLRLKSVEIGYNFNFPFMKKLKMDNCRLYVNGYNLLTFTGFKYGDPESRQSSRPNYPLTRVFNIGLKFGF; via the coding sequence ATGGAAAGACAAAAGCAATTCCATGAAAGACAAGCGAGAAAGAAATGCCGGTTGTTTCCAATAGCATTCTCGTTGTTTTTGTTTCTTTTGATTCCTCTGAAAGGGTATGGAGATGAGATTCCTATGCCCGAGGTGACTCAACAAAATTTAAAAGTAACGGGTACGGTGGTCGATACCAATGGGGAGCCTGTGATTGGTGCTAATGTGACGGTCGTAGGAACTACGATGGGAACCATTACTGATATAGACGGGCATTTTTCTCTTTCTGCAAGTTCAGGTGCGAAAGTGAAAGTCAGTTTTATTGGTTATAAAGAAAAAACGGTAATCGTTAAACAAGGTATTAGTTTGAATATAGTTTTAGAAGAAGACGCACAGACCTTAGGAGAGGTTCAGGTAGTGGCTTATGGGGTACAGAAAAAGGTGTCTATCACGGGAGCTATCTCCTCGATGAAAGGGGATGATTTGCTGAAAACCCCAGCAGGGTCTTTATCCAATGTGCTATCCGGACAGATCACTGGTATTTCTTCCGTACAGTATTCTGGTGAGCCGGGAGCGGATGCGGCGGATATTTATGTACGTGGTGTTGCTACATGGAACAATGCGAAGCCGTTGATTCAGGTAGATGGAGTAGAGCGTGACTTCTCACAAATTGACCCGAATGAAATTGAAAGCGTGACTGTGTTGAAAGATGCTTCGGCTACGGCTGTATTCGGTGTGCGTGGTGCCAATGGTGTTATTCTGATTACAACCAAACGTGGCGTGGAAGGAAAGGCGAAAGTTTCTTTCTCCACGTCAGCGGGTGTTAATGTGCGGACGAAAGAGCTGGAGTTTGCTAATTCTTATCAGTACGCTTCCTATTATAATATGATGAAAGTGAATGATGGCGGAGTGGCTACTTTCAGCGATGAACAATTGGAAACGTTCCGAAATCATTCTAATCCGTTGCTGTATCCAGATATCAATTGGATTGATTATTGTATGAATAAAGCTGCTTTTCAGTCTCAACATAATGTGAATATATCCGGTGGAACCAGCAATATGAAGTATTTTGTTTCAGCTGGTTTGTTTACACAGGGAGGTATGTTCAAACAGTTTAATGCGACAGATGATTTTAATTTTGATTATAAGCGGTATAATTATCGTGCCAATCTGGACTTTGATGTAACGAAAACAACCTTGCTTTCGGTTAATATTGGCGGTCGTATAGATACCAAACGCACTCCGGAATCTGGTCAAGACCAGAATCAATTGTTCCGTGAGCTTTATTGGGCAGTTCCTTTTGCAGGTGCAGGTATTGTAAACGGTGAGCGGATTGTGTCCAATTCGGAAATTCTCCCTTTTACGGGGGCAGACGGATTGAATTCTTATTATGGAAAGGGCTTTCAGACAAGGACCACCAATGTGCTGAATGTGGACCTTGCGTTGAATCAAAAGCTGGATTTCATTACCAAAGGATTATCCGTAAAACTGAAAGGAGCTTATAATTCGGAATATGCCAATACAAAAAAAGCAAGTTCATCTAAGGCTTATTATACCCCTGTTGCAAATGCCGATGGTTCTATTTCTCTTCGTAAGTATGGAACCGATTCTCAATTGAGTTATGAGGAACCTGACAACGGCTTTTCCAAAGCGCGCAATTGGTATATGGAATTGGCATTGAATTATGCTCGTAAGTTTGGTGATCACAATGTGACGGCATTGTTGCTCTATAATCAGTCGAAGAAGTATTATCCATCAGAGTACTCTGATATCCCTACCGGATATGTAGGTTTGGTGGGACGTGTGACTTATGACTGGAAAACTCGCTATATGGCGGAATTTAATGCGGGTTACAATGGCTCGGAAAACTTTCGTCCGGGAAATCGGTATGGTTTCTTTCCGGCAGGTTCGTTGGGCTGGGTTGTAAGCGAGGAATCGTTCTTTCAGCCGATTAAAAATGTAGTGAATTATTTGAAGCTGCGTGCTTCTGTAGGAATGGTGGGTAATGACGTGTCACAACGATTCTTATACTTGCCTGACTCTTATCAATATGGTAGTGGTGGATATTATTTCGGACAGAACGTAGGAAATAAAATGCCCGGTGCCAGTGAGGTCAGCCGTTCTAATCCGGATGCCAAGTGGGAAACAGCTGTGAAACAGAATTATGGATTGGATGCTACTTTCTTATCTGAACGTTTGACGGTCTCTTTAGACTATTTCAGGGAAGACCGTAGCGATATCTTGTCTAAACCTGATTATTTACCTAGCATTTTAGGAATGTCGCTTCCTTCTGTGAACGTTGGAGAAACATTGAACCGGGGATTTGAAGTGCAGTTGAAGTGGAATGAGACGTTGAAGAATGATTTTAGATATTGGGCAAACTTTAATGTTTCTTTCTCAAGGAATAAAATTGTTTACAAGAATGAGGTGGATCATAACGAACCTTGGATGTATGAGACCGGACGTAGAATCGGTTCCCGTTCAATGTATAAGTTCTGGGGCTTCTATGATGAAACAGCGGATATACGTTATCAAGAAGAGTTTGGACGTCCGATTGCCAATCATGGCATTACATTGGTACCGGGGGATTGTGTTTATGTAGACCTGAATTCCGATGGTGAAATAAACTCCAATGATGCGACGCGCGATATAGGATATACGGATATGCCGGAATACACTGCTGGATTGAATGCCGGGTTTAGTTGGAAGAATTTTGATTTTTCCATGCAATGGACGGGTGCGTGGAATGTGGACCGTATGTTGGATGAGTTCAGACATCCATTGGGGGATACGAGTGAAAAAGGATTGTTGCTTTATCAGTATGAAACGACGTGGCGTTCATCCGCGGATACATTCACGGCTAAGTTCCCGCGTGCATCCAGTCTGCATGCTAGTAATAACTATTTGCTAACATCCGATCTGTATTTGATTAATGCCAGTTATTTACGTTTGAAAAGTGTGGAGATCGGTTACAATTTTAATTTCCCTTTCATGAAGAAGCTGAAGATGGATAACTGCCGGTTGTACGTAAACGGATATAATTTGCTCACTTTTACCGGATTCAAATATGGAGATCCGGAATCACGTCAGAGTTCCCGCCCCAATTATCCTTTGACACGTGTGTTTAATATTGGATTGAAATTTGGATTCTAA